The Salvelinus fontinalis isolate EN_2023a chromosome 9, ASM2944872v1, whole genome shotgun sequence sequence CTTGTCTGAAAACCCAGAAGAGCAACGGGTCACCAACTATTCCAAATAGTGTACAGCACAAGACAAGCACAGCCTGACTACTACACTGTGTAAAATGATTGCTTTACGACCGCAATAAGACAGCATGTACCTTTTATATTAAATGGTGTCTGTTTTGCAGCGGGGGTCAGCTCTTACCATGGGGAGTGATTGATACAGTAGCGGCCATATTATTGTGAGATTGAGACATTGCAACGAGTAGCGTACAGTGTCTGAGATATTCTGTCAGCTCCCTCCCAAATAGTCAAACAGACATCAGCATGAGGCGTTCAATGCTATTTATTTTTTCTCGTGGATTATTTTGTTTAGTGACGACAAGCCTGTTTGGTGTTGGTTTGCAGAAATCATGCTCTGTATGGATTTATTAAATGGccctattatttttatttatttgataaACCAAACTGGTAATCGGATTAGTTTACAAAGAAACAGGTCCAAATGTGTAACAAGACAGTTTGTCAGGCTACTTGAAATCATACATTCTGCTTACTCTTGCAATATTGAAAGGTTTCTTCTGTAAAGTGAAAACCACTTTTCAACTTTCTGCACTACTCTTATTAACCAGATGCTAGTTTTTATTTTATAATCATTGACAGGAGTGTATGTACAGTGTAATGAAATCTGCCAGAGGAGGGCGGTACAGGATCTGTATAAAGAGAGTTAATTTTTTCAGGCAGTATTTATTGCACCATTGTCTCACATGGGACCTTACAAAATTAGGAAAACTTGCTTTTTATGTTTTCATCCTAAATTCATTGGTTGTTGCTCTTTCACGTTATACAATAAACGTTTTTGTTGATTGTATACATTGAGAGTTGGCTGCTATTGAatcaattgtttttgtttttaattaaacAGTTTGATTCTAATTATCTTTATTCGTAACCAGAGACACTGCCTTGCCAGGTGATTTGATACTCTAATAATTGTGAAGTAGCCTGTACAGCACCCTCTCTCAccagctactgtactgtacgCAGGCTGATGCCTGTGGTGGATTTAGCTGACGTCATGAACGGAGCTGTCTGTCAATGCTTTGTTTGTAATATGGAAGTTTAGTGAGTAGACTGACTGCTTCTTCAGCGGTAGTCGAGAATAACTACGGACAAACTATTGTCTATGCGTCTTTTTTATTTGCATAACTGAACTGGTAAAGTATCGAGAGATTATAACGTCGTTATAAATGTCGTCTGGAGGGAACACGATTTTGGAGTCGTTTTAACTATTTACAACTTCGGATAGGCTTCTTGTTGCTGTTAATAGTACAAACAAATATTTCCTCCTTATATCGTTAAAATCTTGAATGCAGTTCTGAAACAACGGCAAAAAAACGACTCGTCAGACCGAATGAGTACTGTAAATTTTAGCGGCAATGAGGAGCTGGACTTCAGACTTATTTTCGGGGAGGAGGCGCAACAACAGCTAGGCCCCGTAGGTGAGTTCTCTTCTTTTTTTGATGCAACAATGTATTCGCTCTATTCGCCAAAGCCGTAATATAATGTTATAAAGTTAACCATTCGATGCCAATTTGCCGTTTTGCCTTGGCTACCTGGTCCTGGAGCCAAAGTAAAAGAACTACGAATGTAGGCTGCAGTCATTGACCTACATGTGTCGCTACTGTCTTGTAGGGCATGGTTCACCAACTGGCGGCCCACGGACCGAATTTGGCCCGcaggtgattttatttggcccccaaaTTTTCTGGATAAAAAAACCCCAAAAGTTTTTATTTGTTgaacataaaatactgtaaaaacaccatCCAATCATCTCCCAAGTGATTTAAATTTTCGAAATCTGTTCAAAGGTACGCATAATAAAGAGATTATATGTGATTTACACAAATGTAAACAAGGTTTGAAATGGTGTTTTAATCAAATATATCTGgtatacaaattatttgtaattatgttctggccccctgACCACCCGCTCAAGAAAAAATCGTCCCGCTGCTGAATCTAGTTAATTATCCCTGTTGTAAGGTATCAATTGTATCCTAATAAACCTAGACTGTCAGATTCAGTTATAAGCATTTACTTTTTATATCTTTAAATGTGTAGTTTACTTAGGCAACATGAATGTTTTGAAAGTTTTAAAACTTATAACACACATATAAAATACGACGCCAGTGTTTTACGATTACACTGCATTAATACACCAGCCATTCTGAATGATGTGGAGTttattcagtggtgtaaagtacttaaggaaAAATACTTgacagtactacttaagtcgttttttggggtatctgtaccagacaatttatttaactaggcaagtcagttaataagaacaaattcttatttacaatgacagcctaccagggaacagtgggttaactgccttgttcagggacacaatgacagatttttaccttgtcatctcggggattcgatcaagcaacctttcggttactggcccaacactctaaccactaggcttcctgccgtcCCAATGGGACCCATCTCGTAAAGAAAGTTGACTCAaatttgccaaaaagcacctggatgatcatcaagactcttggaggaatgttctatggacagatgagtcaaaagtataactttttggacaacatgagtcccattatgcctggcgaaaaccaaactctgtattccacagtaagaaccttataCCAACAGTCAAgcagggtggtggtagtgtgatggtttggggatgattttctgcctcaggacctggatgacttcccttaatagaaggaaccatgaattctacaggagaatgtcaggcctcCATCTGTGCGCTGAAGCTGAAATGCAGCTGGGTCATGCGGCAAGACAATGATCCGAAACACActatcaagtctacatgaaaatggcaaaaaaagcaacacatttgaagtttggaatggcctagtcaaagtccagacctaatcccaattgagatgttttggcaggacttgaaatgagCAGTTCATTCTTGAAAACctctgagttaaagcagttctgcatgcaagagtgggccaaaattcctccacagcgatgtgagacTGATCAAcgactacaggaagcatttgcaatgtattgagtgtaagggggcaattgcTTTTTCACACATGGGAATTGGGtattgcataactttgttaattaaatagAGTAAGtatccattttttttattttcattatttattatttatttgtaaactcaggttccctttatctaatattacgttttggttgaagatctgataacattcagtgtaAAAAAATATGCTACATTttagggaagggaagggggaaAATACTTTTTCATGGCACTGTACCTTAAAAAAagaggtaggggtgtggatcagaaaaccagtcagtatctggtttgaccaccatttgcctcatgcagcgcgacacatctcatttgcatagagttgaccaggctgttgattattgcctgtggaatgttgtcccactcctcttcaatggctgtgcgaagttgctggatttggcgggaactggaacacgctgtagtacacgtcgatccagagaatCTCAAACATGCccaataggtgacatgtctggtgagtatgcaagccatggaagaactgggacattttcagcttccaggaattgtgtacaggtccttgcgacatgggacagcgaattatcatgctgaaacatgaggtgatagcggatgaatggcacgacaatgggcctcaagatctcgtaacggtatctctgtgctttcaaattgccattgatgaaatgcaattgtgtttgttgtccatagcttatggctgctcataccataaccccaccaccaccatggagcactctgttcacaacgttgacatcagcaaaccgctcaccaacacgatgccatacacactgtctgccacctgcccggtacagttgaaatcgggatttatccatgaagagcacacttctccagcgtgccagaggccatcgaaggtgagcatttgcccactgatgtCGGTTActacgccaaactgcagtcaggtcaagaccctggagaggacgacgagcacacatATGAGCTTCCCGGAGAcgttttctgacagtttgtgcagaaattctttgtttgtgcaaacccacagtttcatcagttgtccggatggctggtctcagacgacaccgccggatgtggaggtcatgGGCTAGCGTGGTTATACGTAGTCTGCGgttatgaggccggttggaagtactgctCACTTTCAGGGATGtaagcaaatttgtgcacacaatttgagataaataagctttttgtgcatgtggcaaatttctgggatgttttttcagggggggtgggggggggggggggggggggggttgcaactcaatattagtaagGTGTTCTTAAGgtttggtgtactcagtgtataACTATGTACTTTGTAGGATAAAATACTATTTTACTGACAACTGCCCATTTTGCTATTTTATTGGTATTGCACAAAGATAAAGATTTCAGCAGCAGTTTTCAGTAGAAAGGTACTCAAAAGGGATCAAATGCCAGCGACATTGGGGTATGAAAAGTGAAaggtgatgtctactgtaatggAAGAGCATAAATCATAATGATAGCCACCCACTCCCTTCTTGCCATCAGCCCTTCTCTTGTCTGTTTCCTTCCTTATTTCTAACGGTTGTAAATGGCACCCGCAGCTCATTCAGGCGCCACACTCTACCACCCAGCCAGAGGGGTTGCTGGGCCCATGTTGCATCAGATAATATTTATATTCATTACATTCATTGCATTTGGAAATAAGTCAAGGCCAAAGGCAATTATTTTATGTGCTCCATATCTAGGCACAATCAGCCATTTGACCTTTCACCCTCTTTGCATTTTGCatgcagaccagaccaggccagagagaaacagtgtgtgtgggcgtgtgtccTGTGTGAAACTGTTTATTAGTAGTAGGCCGCTTCTAATGCTGCTGCCTCTGCTCTGTTGACAGCTGTGAGCACATACAGTTATGCGAATTAGCCTGGCGAGTGCTGCTGTTAATCTATATATCGCCATTCTACAGTGGCCTCTGCTAAACAGGTCAGTCTCTATTCTTGTCTTCCCCACATTTTGTAGAGACTGCAATGGCATTTATGACAAACCTTTCCCAGTGGGTTAACCTATGGATGTCTAGGCTGTTGTAGGATAGATGCAAATAGAGAGTAATATATCAGAGAATTATCATTTGTTTGTCTGTTCCTTTGTCTGGACTCCGGATTAATACAGGGTGCAGTGGCACTGTTTTTATCTGCTACGCTCTAAAGAGTAGACACTTTACATTGCAAATGAACAACACTCTCAATTGGCCTACTTTCTTTCTATACCCAGCTGGTCCAGAACCTGATGACAGCACGCAATACTACACCACCCAGCCTATTGGCCAGGCCCTGGACGTACAACAGAGTCACCAGCGCCATCAAGCTGTCTCTAACCAGGCTCCTCTGCAGGCCCATGGTAACTACCACCCCAGCTCCAGCTATGAAGATCACGGTTCCAGATACAGTGCCACTGGACACATCCCCAAGGCATTTGACTGCCCAAGCATCCAAATCACATCCATCAGTCACCAAGAGCTGGTCTCCAGCCAGGATGCCTTGCTCATCAGCGGGGCAGATGGCGGGGGGGAGTGCAGCCGCGAGTGTTCCTCGTCCACGGATCACCTCTACCTGTCCCTGGACCCCTGTTACAGGGACTCATCCTCCCTGAACCCCAGCCCCTGCAGCAGCCTGTCCTCCAGGAGCTGGCTGTCTGACATGTCTTCCTGCGAGTCCTTCTCCCACGTGTATGATGACGTGGAGGCTGAGCTAAACGAGGCGGCCGCCCGCTTCACCCTGGGCTCCCCGCTGGCCTCTCCCCTGGCCTCCCCTATCTGCTCACCACAGGGCCAGGCCGCAGGGGGATTTGGGGTAGAGCTGTGGCAGCAGCAGTACTTCATGAGCACCTACTCACTCTCGCCCCACCAGTCCCCTCGCCAATCGCCCCGCCAGTCCCCCTGTCACTCCCCGCGCAACAGTGTCACAGATGAGAACTGGCTGAACCTGCATCCCACCTCCAGGTCTGGCTCAAGACCCACATCCCCTTGTGGGAAAAGAAGGCACTCCAGTGCCGACGTCCACTtagcctccccctccccctcgccACACCACTCCCCCAGCCCCACACCGGGCCACTCTCCCAGGGGCAGTGTGACAGAGGATACCTGGGTGGCTGGAAGCCCTGGTGCCATGGGGGCCCTCCTGTACAGCTTCCCTGAGGTAGACGTTCCATCCAAGACCAGGAGGACCTCTCATCAGGGTCACATGGGTCTATTCCAAGCACAGGGAGATTCCGGGCAGGGGCTGGAAGACCACAGAGCTGCTTTGccttacctggattcacctgcaGAGGAGTCTGGGTCTACTCTAAAACAGGATGGCCTTTTTGAAGAAGTTTTTCTCTCGGTTCCCTCACACTTCACCTGGAGCAAACCCAAACTTGGCAACACACCCCTTTTCAGGTTTGTTATTCATAATCACATCGGCATCAATACTCACATGCGTGCTTCATAATGCCAACCACTGGTTGAAAACGTGTTCTCATTTCCCCGATCACTCAGCATGGTGCAGACATTGTACTATCATAGAACCCTTGCAAAGCAAAGGGTCAGCACAGCTTTACTAAAGGTGAAGAACAAAACACAGACCCCCATTGTATTTTTAACACCAAATCTGAATGACTGTATGTTTATGAGAAAGAGCtgctgggtcatattcattagtgcacacactCTGTAGCGAAATGTACCAAAACATAACAAAACAATGTCAATTTAAAATGAGCATtgcttattggacaagttcaggtccctccctgtttcagtctgtttcctTCCATTTGCTGCCTAATTAATACAGCCCTGTGTTGGCTCCCCCACCCAGGACCTCGTCCCTGCCCCCTCTGGACTGGCCCCTGCCCAGCCAGTTTGGCCAGTGTGAGCTGAAGGTGGATGTGCAGCCGCGGGGCCACCACAGGGCCCACTATGAGACAGAGGGCAGTCGGGGGGCCATCAAGGCGGCCTCAGGAGGACACCCTTTAGTCAAGGTAATAAGCAAGACTTTCTCAAAATCATGACACCAGACCTGGATTCAATTAGTATTTTCACTTAGGAAGCTCAATCTAGCACAGATAAAGTATTTAGACACATTCTATGTAAATCCAAGTCAACATGACAAATGTATGTATAGAGGGTCAGTGTCAGGCTCTCACCTAGAATATCAATATGATTGTGCTATTGATACACTGCAAACTTTGAGGCTCTCTAAGAGATCAAAGCAAAACAGAAAATGGTTAAAACTTTATGCCTGGTTTGAATAAATAATGTTTTGATTAACTGCTGTTTGCAGTTCAGTTGTAACCTTGAAGTGTCAATCAACGTGTTATATCCTGAGATATCAAAGGAAGTGTTACATTGAATTGACTCTGGTGTTAAAGCCACACAGCTTCACTCTCTAGTCCTCTGTAATGCCACTAACAGTGTTTCCCCGTACATTACATCACATAGGCTGGTTCAACATTCCTCAATCTCATGCTCCTTTATGGCACAACAAATTTGTGGTGACCTCAATTGGTTTCAATTTGGACATTTCATTGTGGGCAATTCTGGATATCCCTTACAGGACTCCTGTAGGGAAAGCGCACTACAAACCCTCCATAAGTAAACTAAATAGTGCTCATCCTTCAGGTCACATTTTAGACGTTCTCTGAGTGTAATGCTATCTGTACAGAGCTTTGGTATTGTTTTGGCATACTGTTTATAAATAGACCCAAACATGATGAACACAGTTATGCATATGTAGTGAAATATACACTATTCAGTTCATGTTGTCATTATAATCACATTATAATCAGGTCTTCTTAGAAAACAGTGCTCAGAAAAAGAGTGCTCATAAGAAGAAGTGAAACAGTGTATTTATAGCTTTGTAGATCAAATGCTCTAGTATGCTTCAATAGTATGCTTATTAATATCTCTATGGATTGGTTTCATTTTCAGCTCATTGGATACAACGAGAAGCCAGTCAACCTGCAGATTTTCATTGGAACGGCAGACGATCGCTACTTGAGACCGCATGCCTTCTACCAGGTGCACAGAGTAACGGGAAAGACGGTGGCTACTGCTTGCCAGGAAAGTGTAATAAGCAGTACAAAGGTTCTGGAAATACCTCTGCTCCCCGAAAACAATATGTCCAGCAGGTACTGGTCATAACCATGCAAGATTTATGTTTTCAAAGGCAAAAAATATAACATTTGTGCTTCTGATTTATTCGTTTTATgatctaaaatgtaaaatggcTTCCACTGTGAATTCTATTCATTTTTTAAGATTTAGAACAGATCATAGCATgtaaaaaatgggaattgattgTAATCTGAAGAATAAGCATATTTTTACATAGAGAATTTTTTTTGAAACAGACCATAGCTttgctaaactcagcaaaaacggaaacgtcctctcactgtcaactgcatttattttcagcaaacttaacatgtgtaaatatttgtatgaacataacaagattcaacaactgagacataaactgaacagttccacagacatgtaactaacataaatggaatgtctccctgaacaaaggggggtcaaaatcaaaagtaacagtcagtatcttgtggccaccagctgcattaagtactgcagtgcatctcctcctcatggactgcaccagatttgccagttcttgctgtgagatgttacc is a genomic window containing:
- the nfatc3b gene encoding nuclear factor of activated T-cells, cytoplasmic 3, coding for MSTVNFSGNEELDFRLIFGEEAQQQLGPVAGPEPDDSTQYYTTQPIGQALDVQQSHQRHQAVSNQAPLQAHGNYHPSSSYEDHGSRYSATGHIPKAFDCPSIQITSISHQELVSSQDALLISGADGGGECSRECSSSTDHLYLSLDPCYRDSSSLNPSPCSSLSSRSWLSDMSSCESFSHVYDDVEAELNEAAARFTLGSPLASPLASPICSPQGQAAGGFGVELWQQQYFMSTYSLSPHQSPRQSPRQSPCHSPRNSVTDENWLNLHPTSRSGSRPTSPCGKRRHSSADVHLASPSPSPHHSPSPTPGHSPRGSVTEDTWVAGSPGAMGALLYSFPEVDVPSKTRRTSHQGHMGLFQAQGDSGQGLEDHRAALPYLDSPAEESGSTLKQDGLFEEVFLSVPSHFTWSKPKLGNTPLFRTSSLPPLDWPLPSQFGQCELKVDVQPRGHHRAHYETEGSRGAIKAASGGHPLVKLIGYNEKPVNLQIFIGTADDRYLRPHAFYQVHRVTGKTVATACQESVISSTKVLEIPLLPENNMSSSIDCAGILKLRNSDIELRKGETDIGRKNTRVRVAFRVYIPQPSGKVMCLQAASIPVECSQRSATDLPQMESCSPVSCLVSGGEEMVITGSNISPESKVIFLEKSPDGHTQWEVDGNVIGEKSKRSRIVVEIPTYHNTTVSSAVQVQFYVCNGKRRRSQTQNFTYLAGASPHHYPTAIDCTVVATRVKQEHRDSAYLSTCTNPLGLYPTSSQLTSPGVAFSQDKALYGSSGGHPVPCDPPSQAAYTPSGSSPLQHSPHLHSYSPRMGYQRISLVHTPDPMPPLRTKPVYQVTQHNVPYSGQASSPMRPGPAAPQVNRPQSAQTKPAASSPHREMYQSLIGPDLSGATLQSAGNHTQNTSQLHSLSYHCSQSDSDLAALQAEYNLSYHSARNLPASYSPTPGAQATCSTSPSASASSGGPLRQLSPSRAQGLASSSDPQECPPAPHFLFSNDQEKVNIKQEPEEKLPLGNMRLQEITLDDVNEIIDRDISQLIGGGAAESSQPGQDPYEWDSVILQ